Genomic DNA from Orcinus orca chromosome 6, mOrcOrc1.1, whole genome shotgun sequence:
GGAGATAAAGCGGAAGCAGGAACACGCCCACAGTATACATGGCAGCCTACTCACCTACTGTTAATAGCCAACgtaaaaaagaaatgcatggaAAGGGCCCACGCCTCTGTGTCACCATTGCGAGAGCTGACAGGGGTCAATGCGCTACCTGGTCCAGTGCCCTCAcataaaaattaagcagaaagaaTGCAATGTCATTTTTAGGCAAAATGATGTGCCAAGGCAGTACCCGAAGACCATCTGCCACTGAGTTACCAAAACCTACGAGTTTTAGGGCCCATACAGGGGCAGAGACTATCCTAGAATGTCTGGAGAAACAGTTTACAGACTCACCTAATTTTCCGAAATTCAGCAGCCTAAaaacttaaacacacacacacacacacacacgtatattaaTGACATAAGACAATTACTGTGAAAACTAGGAAGGAGCATAAGAAGTCTAGGTTTTATAAGAATATTAACTTAATGACATGTTTAAAGTGtctgaaatataaaatagtatcTACATTCTTGTGatggaaattatttaaatatttccagtacaatttctctccaaataaaagatatttatttttataccttttattaGCTATATTTATTATAACTTTGGGTTACAATTCTCACTATAAAGAGACAGATTTCTACATTCTAGTGACTTAATATAAAACCTTTTATTATGcaacttggaaataaaatactttttgctATCAATGTACAAAATAAGGTTACAAAAAATTATCCATAGAAATTACTGGACCATAGACTATTCAAATCAAATCACCCCACTTTAGTAATTTAATTCTGAGGCGTGAACACAGCAGCTTGGAGCCTGGGCACAGGCATTGAAGGTCTGAGTCCTGATGGCCTCTGTAATCCTGGACAAGGTACTCAACCCTCACTCCTTTTACAACAGCACAACATGGAAAAACGTCATGCCTTCCTCACAgtattaagaattaaatgaagggacttccctggcagttcagtagttaagactctgcgcttccactgcagggggcatgggttcgatccctggttggggaactaagatcccgcatgccacatggcatggtcaaaaaacaaaaaaacagaaggtGTTTGGCAAGGTACTTACTAAGCACTTTTGCTAGTGCTTTATTAGTGTCAAATGCTTTATTATCACAGAGCTGTGACTGTACCAAGTGAAGAAACAATGGAAAGCAAGCCCATCCCTGCAATTCTCCAATAGTGGCGACTGCTCTAGACCTAGTTCTTCAGTTTACAAACAGCAGTCAGCAACCGCCAACCTTTCGACTAAGCTTGCTTTgttattttgggggaaaatatttcctGAGCTGTACCTTCGATACTGCAATGAGTGATTTACCTTCAGGAAGAAGACTGTAAGATCTCGCCCAGGGTGAACACGTGTGCTTCCAGGTTCATCTTCTCCCAACACCTGTCTGCGACTCCTCCCACCAGAGTCTGAGAGGTGGTCCTGAATCCCCTTGGCCAGGGCCTCAGCAGTAGTCATTGCAGCTGCCATGCCAAGCCTCCCCAGCCACTGGCCGCAACAAAAGTGACCTGTCCCGTCCTAGCTTTAACCACGGATCCTTGGGCCAAACAGGGAAACATAAAAAATGAATCTAATTAAGGGCAGGCATACCATAAACTCTACTTTTCCCTCTCACTGATAAAATTatccaggaagataaaatatagAGTACATATAGTTCCAGTATTACCTACATGTCTTTGTCCttactactggaaaaaaaaaaaaaggagatttttTCACTGCAGAATTTCACTAGTTGGTATTTAAGTATTAATAAAAGCAATATATAATTATAGCAAGAAAAGATGTGAAAGTATAAAACACACAttatttaattctatttaaaacaattcttttaagtttaaaattttatgataaaTTGAAATTTCTCATTAATTGCTAATCACAAACTTTCATATTTTGGACTATATAATATATTGGGGCTACTGATTATTGCTCCCTTTCTTTACAGGTACTATTAATTatcattcaaataaaaattctatttctttctgttcctaTATATATCTGACATTTACATTTggtgaaaagagggaaaaaaggtcTCTTAAAATCTTCaagtaaaacttcaaaaacttttTCAGAAGCACGTTTAACACATCACAGTTTGCTCATAAGCACAAAATTTACAGTCAAAAGTTGCACATAAagggtttattttaaatgttttaaggaTAGGATAGAGTTAcatcataattataaaaattacttaCAGAATGAACAGATTTATATTGTTTATACTTCTAAATGCAGAGAACAGGGAACTGTCTACacattgtataaaataaaattaaaattaaaaatgaattcaagCTTGAAAGATGAGGTCATTTACCTAATATTAAAATGCGAACACGAAGACCTCTGAACTATACACATTCGTTCGAACtgcactaatgatggaaaatacaaaaagcGCAGCATTTCCAAGGAACCACAGACATTTTGACCATAATTATTTTGTTACAATAATTCCTGTTTtgtctttggagaactgtcttttttttttttttttaagacaatcaGCTTCAAGAATGTCTTCAGGCACTACAATTTGTGACAATCAAAACAGTCTTCTAATGGGTCCACAGCGTTCAGAGATTCAAGCCCAATGCACTTCAGGGTTTGGCACGTAAAacaataatagaaatgaaatctGGTTTAGAAGCAACTGTGATTGTTTTAAGAATGCACAGTCCCTTCAAATGCTGCATGACATACACAACTGGAAAATCACCTTCTGTTGGCACTACATTTGCTTCACCAGTGCATCTTTATCCTACAACCACTGAAACAGCACAGTTAAGCAAATATACAGAAACtgaaaccaaataaaaacaaagatagaaaacaaaaaacctaaatatatttaacatgcaATTTTAGTTAGTTACATTGAACATTCTACTTAGAATAGAGCATGCAAAAAAGGATGGTCTGCTTTTAAGGTTTTCCTTTGAAGCTTTACATGGCAGCCAGACatcacgcacgcacacacacacgacacaATAATACTATAGCAGGTCAATGAGAAAGGCCAATACATTTTATACAGAGATTCATGTCTTGTGTTGTCACAAGTCCCAtgataattttggaaattaatgttGTATTCCTAGAACAAGGAACCAACATTCCGATACCAGGAAAATGCAAGCAATGCATGCAGATCTGAAACATGAGCCTAGACGAAGCCTGAAATACTCGGCTGGGGAGCAGAGTTAGTCATGGCATCAGGAAGTGTGGTTTAagccaccaaaagaaaaaagaatgggaaaaaaaaaggaaaaaacaacaacaaaaagaccccttccccttccttcaaCCCTAAAGGCAATAAATGGAACaatgattaaaataatgatgataataaatcACGTCACATTCATCTAGAGAGATCACGTGGTATTAAAAGTTGCTAAAGGTACTTGCAGAAAAACCACAATGCAAGTCATTAAGTAATGCCAGAAATGTTTCAACTCAACTGACCCAACCCTCAGGATACCTCCAAAGGACTTTGTTTTTCAGTCTGAAGTCACTGTGTCCTGTTCATGCAGTGCACGCTGGACAACACACTCTCTGGGCCACATGTGTCCACTTGGGCACAGGGAGCTGGGCTCAACCTTGAGATTCACATGCAGGAACTCTTACAAGAGCCTCCAGGAGAACAGATGACAGATCTGTAGCATGACACTTGTTTCAAGCACAGGAGGAACATCTAAGACCTGGGTACCCACTGCATGGAGCAGCTCACCCCTGGCTGCCCTCAGTGAGGCACTGGGCACGCTGGAGAGAACTGGGGTGCTGTATTTACATGGTGTGCGAGGTTACCACCCACCAGCACAACAAGGCACAGCCTTCCTGAAGGCAAAAATGGGCATCACACAAACCATGCAGAGCGCGGCCTTGAAACTACAGAATCTCTTAACATCAAGAACAGCCATGACAGACGTCACACAGACCTGGTGTTTGACTGAGATTCATATGCATTTAAGCTTTCTGCCCAAATCAGAGGTAAGATTTTCAATCTCCACAAGACTGGTTTCACATATCATCTTTCTCCTAGCTTTCAAACTGCCAGGGATCATCCAAAACAAAGTGATAGACTGATGTTCTGCTGCTAAATGAACCACTTTTGCAGTTCTATTTTAGTTAAAACAACCTTGCAGGAAAGGATTCAATGGCTAAGGGCTGCTATCAGTCACACCCACAAGCCAGTGCAGGTGACTGACCCTGATGTGGCAGGATCCACCAAATGGAATGAATCCACATCAACAGCATACCATGAGTAAGAACATACAGCACCACAAGAGGTGTCAGGAATTTAAGCTGTTATTTGTCTAGACATTCTTCGAGGGGAAAAGCCAAGGGGGAAAAGCCTTCTGACCATAATCATATATcagtaataacagtaataaaaataaaggtatcCCAGAGAACTTGTTAAAAGGCAACAATGTCATTCTTAAACTTACATTTCTAATATAAAAGCACTACGTTCTTCCAGGAACTTGCCAAATACACATAAACCGCTGATATACTGTTGCCTTTTAAATCCGTGTACTAAAATTCCAGATTACTAATTTGTACAAATAACGGACCAAATGTGCCATCCAAAATACACCTGGCATTACACTATGTGGACCAAGTACCTGGGCTTTGCTTAAAAAGaagtatttatgataaaaaatgtaaacaaataatatacaaagctTAGAATTAAAGGCAGCCTTTTACCCAGATTTCTAACTGTTTTGTAAAATTGTAATGTGGGTCATTAAATGTTCACAGGTGATTCATATTTGAATTTACAGTTTAAAGCCTCCAGACTGAAATGGTACTCTGAACTTGACTTTCAAAATAAGCTGAATGTCCCGATGTGCTTCCTGTgcccaaatttaattttaaataaacagcAGTAATACAATGAATACACTAAATACAAATGGCTTGGGTCAGCACTCCTGTTAAACTGGAGAAAATTATGTAACCCCCACTCCAACCCACAAAGAAAGGACTGCCCacgaagtgtgtgtgtgtgtgtgtgtgtgtgtgtgtgtgtgtgtgtgcgcgcgcgcgcgcacgtgcacacagatctatgtgtatgtatatatacattatatatgtatacacacagatatagatagataggtagatatagatacatatatatctcaaaaaaaggcaataacaaaaataccaaaCTATGCTTGCATTGTGGCAGCAGAATAACAGTGTTAAGCGTGAAGGGGAAAGTGGATAAGATCTACTACAGTTTTAAATGACTATGATACTAGCTTAACTTTTACCAGACTTGCCTGTAACTCCCTTCCAAACAGACAGACTTCTTTTAAGAGGAAGGAGTTCCTTACACAAAATGCTTTGTGTTCACATAAATCTGTACTATTCAGAACAAAACCAGTTCTGCTGGCAGAGATTGTGGGTTCGCAGGGACATTTAAGCTTTCATTAAACTGGAAAGCAATCAAGTCTTTATGTCTACAAATTATACATTTAAGAGTTCCACAAATTTGGCAAAGTTCGTGATGACATCTAGGATGTTTTCACCAAATCGTAGACATAAATATGGAAATCATCATCAAACTTGATGAAATAGACAGACGGTTTGGCTTCTACTTGATGAATGACCATGCCAGTCCTTTTAGAGCCATCTTCTTTGGCATATTCCACTTGTTTGCCTACCAGGCTGTCCACAACTTCTCCTGGTTCCCTTTCTGCTGGAGGTGAATCATCTGtatttaaaagggggaaaaaagagaatttaGAGTCAATTTTTAGATACACACCAACTCACAtatctattttaataattaaaaaaaattttttttaatatcctgaaTTCACCTTGATTTTCTAGACcaagagtcagcaaacttttccttcAAAGGCCAGACAATACATATGTTAGGCCTGAAGCCATACGGTCTCTGTACCAACTACTCAGCTGTATTGTTGTCATATGAGAGCAGCCACAGATGATATATAAATGAATGGTGTGgttgtgtgccaataaaactttatttacaaaaacagtgtGCTGATCCCCAAGAGCTAGACATGtaaatgattttgaaaatcatAACCAGAAATTTCTTTGGCTTATATTTAGTTATAGCTATAATTACCTAAAGAGGGATGGACTAAAAGAAGGAAAGGgtcaagaaaaaaactaaatacagttgacccttgaacaacaggggtttgaactgcatgggtccgcTTATACAGGGATTTTTTCCAATAGTAAATACAGttagttgaatccacagatgcagaggaaCTGCAGATACGAAGGGCTGCCCATAAGTcatatgcagattttcaactgcgCGGAGGATCAGTCTCCCCAACCCCCAAGCTGTTCAAGAATCAACTGTAATTAtacaacttctttcttttttaaaaaaattttattgaagtatagttgatttacaatgttatgttctatagcttcttaaaaataaggctgttttcctttgaaataatttcaaagcagATAATACCTACTAGGATTACTGAGAATGTGCCTAAATGCCTAAGTATTCCTGTCTTATCCTGTGAATCCTTAaagcttttttcccctcaacttCATTTCATCACACATGGTCCTCTTAACccagtttcaaaataaaagagattTCCTGTGCTATAAAAATAGGTGCTAAGTGAACTCCATCCTCAGACCAATTACAACTGAATCTCAGAGGATGGCTGAGGCACCTGTACTTTTTGAGAAACCCCCAAGAAAATCTGAGTGTTGGAAAACACTGCCCGCCCTATGACCTAGCAAGAACTCTGTAAATTCTAGGAATACACATAAAATGAGAACAAACCATCACTGCcaacaataaagaaacaaagtacAAAAAAGGGTAGCCAGGGGATGGAGCTAGGCAGTTACAATTCTATTTTAAGAAACCCCTAACAGGTCCTGAATAACTCAAGCTCTTATCCATGTAGTAACAGAGAGCCTTCAAGTAGGACAACCAGGTATCCTGGTTTGCCCAAGACAGTCAGTGCTTATGCCTGTAGTCCTGACACAATGGTTAGCAGTGCacctttttattttcacatgtatCCTGGTTTGGATCATATCATGTATCTGTATTAACAGTAGTTTGCCTCTTTGATTATAATAAATTCTCTCATTGAATGGCATAATCTGAAACCTGCTATTCTGATCTCACACAACACAAACAAACCACCTGAGCATAGTGTtatcagttctttaaaaaaaggaagtaaagaggAAATCTAAGCTGAACTCTTCTTCAACAGTGCTCTTCCGTCAAGCAGCAACATCATACCACACCACACTTTTGTGGCACCTCATGTGTACAAAGAAATTACGAACACATGATCGCCATACGTTTTACAGTAACCATAAGTGAAGAAGCCAAGGACTCAGAGGCCACTGCAGAGCTCTTTGTATCAGAACATCACAACAGCAAGTAACAGCAAATAAACTTCCATACCACTCGAAAGAAAGGAGGAGTGAGAGGATAAAGACGTGGTTGGTACAGGCAATGATTTAATCTGCAAATGACCTCATACTTTCTATTATCAAGTCAACAGTACTTGCTTTGGACATTTCTctacaaaaaaagtttaaaacttcaTATAGGTTGGAGGAAATGTTTTTATGGTATGCTCTCATATTTAAATTCCCGCCTATATAACACTTTCCATTACACATTTATAACAAATATACACgcacttaaaacaaaaaagattaagaaGGCAGAAGTCAGGGCCAGATGAGCACATGAGTAGATTCAATGAGTGGCTTGTTCACaggaagaacttaaaaaaaaaaggaacagagatgGTGTTACATTGCTAATATATCCAGTGTCTGTCAGTCAGCCATATCTGCCTAGGGCCAAGAATTCATGTGTTTGAGGAAAAGCTATTGagtagtttaaagaaaaaaaaaaaaaggcttacgcaaaagtgaaattaagaaaataattttattcacaatagcatcaaaaagaataaaatacttaggactaTAAGAAGTGCAAAAAcgtatactcagaaaactacaaaacgttgatagaaatggaaaaaactcaataaatgaaaaaacatccCATGCGCATGGGTCAATGGCTTAACTTAAGATGGCAATACGCTCCCGCCAAACTGATCTAGAGATTCAACACAATACCTAACAGAATCCCAGCTgacttttttgcagaaattgacaagctgattctaaaattcatacgaAATTGCaaagaacagccaaaacaattctgaaaaaggaggattcacacttcttgattttaaaacttattatgaAGCAGTGTAATCAAGTGTGACACTGGCATAACTATAGACATATGGACAAATGGAATAGAACTCAAAGTCCAGAAATATCTTCATACCTCCATAGTCAAGTAATTTTTACCAAGGGTGCCAAAACCATTCAGTAGgaaaaagaacagtcttttcaaaaagTGGTTTTCAGACAACTGGATTgccacatgcaaaacaaagaaGTTGGACATGACACATCATAAACAAATATTgactcaaaatgtatcaaagatCCAAgtaagacctacatgtaagagctaaaactgtaagactcttagaagaaaacataggggcaAATCTTCATAACCTTTGATTTGGCAAGGGTttattagatatgacaccaaaagcatgagcaataaaaggaaaactagaaaaataggatttcatcaaaattaaaaacttttgtacttcaaagaatacttttaagaaactgaaaagacaactcaGAGAATAAGAGAAAGTATCTGCAAGTCACATATCTGACAAGAGACTTATACCTATACTATTGACTGTTACGactcaataacagaaagacaatGCAAttgaaaaacaggcaaaggatgtgaatagatatttctccaacaagacacacaaatggccaataacacacgaaaagatacttgacatctTTAGtcatcaaaaaaaatgaaaaccaaaaccacaatgagataccatttcactaccactaggatggctaaaatcaaaaagtcaagtaacaagtgttggtaaggatgtggagaaatcagaaccctcacacactgttggtgagaatctAAAATGATGCAACCACTTTGAAAATCAGTCTGGCAGTTGCCTAAATGATTCAACCAGAGTGATCACTATGCCTCATCAATTCCATTCCAAGGCATATacccaagaaaactgaaaacaaatgtCCACTCAGAAACTTGTACACAATtcttcataataaccaaaaagaagcaaaaaaatccaaatatccatcaacagatgaatgaataaacaaaatacagtatatccatacaatcGAGTTGTATTTGgttattaaaagaaatgaaatacagacacacgctacaacatggatgagccttgaaaacataagctgagtgaaagaagctagtcacaaagGACCCCACATTATATACACCATTCATATCAAAGTCCAAAGTCCAGAACAGGGAAAGTAAATTATTCTTGGCAAAAGGGTAAAAATTTCACAACCTATGCTTTGTGCATGACTAAAAGAATAATCACTTAAccctaataattaaaatttttaaatgtatctgcACAAGAGTTAATCAAATATCTTGCTCTAAAGatatttatcaaattatttttgaattatcaaaaataaaagttgTCAATCTATACTTACTAGAATCGGGCATAATGCGAAGGTCGCCTTCTTTATAATCATCTAAGAGCTGGTACATGTACAAGACAGGATCTTTTTCATAGGTGATGTAAAACCATGTGTTCATTATAGGGGCGCGTGCTAAGACCATTCCCCTCCACTCGTCTTTAGAGCCATCCTCGGTCTCAAACATGTGTTCCACTGCTTTGCCAATCATTGTGTCGGCTAGGTGTGCATCACTGATTCGAGATGTTGCTGGggacaaaaaaagcaaacaatggtTTACGTGAAAgaatctgcttttttcttttttttctgaattcatcTGTTCTTGGTACTGTACCTAATTAAAACTTTTAGTTTATTCAAGGtataaagtgtttttttgttattgtttaatcgataattattttaaattatgagatAGAATTAGACTTACAGAAGAGTCCCAAAAATAATATTgttcccatataccctttacCCACCTTGCCTTTTAAATATCTTATATAACCATTGACCATTTATGAAAACCAAGGTATTAACCTATTCAAGGCATAGGTTTTTACTCTTGCCCCTACAATCTATTTTTTACAATAATCAGAGTGATATTTGTGGCCGTTATACCAGATTGTGTTGGTCATTTGCTTAAAATACTCCAGcactttcctttcataatttgAATAACGAACTGCTTCTCCAGATCCACAGCACATTGGCCATCATCCCCTGGCAGCCCTCTGCCCTCCTGCTCGTCACATACTGCTTGACTGCCTTACACCTCAGCAGCATGGGCATCTTTTCCTGGGATACCCTTGGGCTGACTACGACCCCCACATCCTCAGGGGCTGGCTCTTCCTGAGCAGATGTCCTCCCAGAGGCTTTCCAGGACCACCCGGTGAAAACAGCCCCAACAATCAGTCACCTAACCGAGCTTGATTTCTTAAAGACATTTACCACTCTCTGCAGTTATCTTGTTTTACATGTTTGTTTACTTGCTTTTAGACTGCACAGTGATGAAAGCAAAGGCCTTTCCCATCTTGTTTCCAATACTGTGATCACAGGGGTTCAACATTTGTTGTATAA
This window encodes:
- the SPIN1 gene encoding spindlin-1 isoform X1, producing MKTPFGKTPGQRSRADAGHAGVSASMMKKRTSHKKHRSSVGPSKPVSQPRRNIVGCRIQHGWKEGNGPITQWKGTVLDQVPVNPSLYLIKYDGFDCVYGLELNKDERVSALEVLPDRVATSRISDAHLADTMIGKAVEHMFETEDGSKDEWRGMVLARAPIMNTWFYITYEKDPVLYMYQLLDDYKEGDLRIMPDSNDSPPAEREPGEVVDSLVGKQVEYAKEDGSKRTGMVIHQVEAKPSVYFIKFDDDFHIYVYDLVKTS
- the SPIN1 gene encoding spindlin-1 isoform X2, producing MMKKRTSHKKHRSSVGPSKPVSQPRRNIVGCRIQHGWKEGNGPITQWKGTVLDQVPVNPSLYLIKYDGFDCVYGLELNKDERVSALEVLPDRVATSRISDAHLADTMIGKAVEHMFETEDGSKDEWRGMVLARAPIMNTWFYITYEKDPVLYMYQLLDDYKEGDLRIMPDSNDSPPAEREPGEVVDSLVGKQVEYAKEDGSKRTGMVIHQVEAKPSVYFIKFDDDFHIYVYDLVKTS